In a single window of the Methylophaga frappieri genome:
- a CDS encoding 5'-nucleotidase translates to MTQSSTASVAKPLVVAISSRALFDLDESHRIYEQEGTEAYCQYQIANEDKPLPPGGAFNLVRKLLSLNDNNPKTPRVEIILLSRNSADTGLRVFNSIQYHNLRISRAVFTSGDSPYRYVSPFSANLFLSTSPEDVRMALDAGIAAATIFPSDVGNNTEFDELRIAFDGDAVLFSDESERIFKERGLEAFTQNEQKTARQPMTGGPFKDFLMALNRIQTEYPENSAPIRTALVTARSAPAHERVIRTLREWGIRIDEAIFLGGMAKGPFLKAFGADIFFDDQEQHCESAKAHVATGHVPHGIANTAQAEPPETKQQ, encoded by the coding sequence ATGACGCAATCCTCAACAGCATCTGTTGCCAAACCACTGGTTGTTGCCATTTCCTCTCGTGCTTTATTTGATCTGGACGAAAGCCATCGCATCTACGAGCAGGAGGGTACCGAGGCTTACTGCCAGTATCAGATAGCGAATGAAGATAAACCCTTACCGCCAGGCGGTGCCTTCAATCTGGTTAGGAAGCTGCTTTCTTTAAACGATAACAACCCCAAAACACCGCGGGTTGAAATCATTCTGTTGTCTCGTAATAGTGCTGACACCGGGTTGCGGGTGTTTAATTCAATTCAATATCATAATTTGCGTATCAGTCGCGCTGTATTTACTTCAGGGGATAGTCCTTACCGCTATGTTTCCCCATTTAGTGCGAATCTGTTTCTGTCAACCAGCCCGGAAGATGTCAGAATGGCCCTGGATGCGGGTATTGCAGCAGCAACGATTTTTCCTTCAGATGTTGGCAATAATACGGAATTTGATGAGTTACGCATCGCCTTTGATGGCGATGCGGTTTTGTTTTCAGATGAATCAGAGCGCATTTTTAAAGAACGTGGTCTGGAAGCATTTACCCAAAATGAACAGAAAACAGCCCGCCAACCCATGACCGGCGGGCCATTCAAAGATTTCTTAATGGCTTTAAACCGCATTCAAACTGAGTATCCAGAAAACTCCGCGCCCATTCGAACGGCGCTGGTCACGGCACGGTCAGCGCCAGCGCATGAACGGGTTATTCGTACGCTGAGAGAGTGGGGGATTCGGATCGATGAAGCCATTTTTTTGGGCGGAATGGCCAAGGGACCGTTTCTTAAAGCTTTTGGTGCAGATATTTTCTTTGATGATCAGGAGCAGCATTGTGAGTCGGCAAAGGCGCACGTTGCGACAGGTCATGTACCTCATGGTATTGCTAATACTGCGCAGGCCGAGCCGCCGGAAACTAAACAGCAGTGA